The following proteins are co-located in the Vidua macroura isolate BioBank_ID:100142 chromosome 1, ASM2450914v1, whole genome shotgun sequence genome:
- the LOC128817889 gene encoding cytochrome c oxidase subunit 6C has protein sequence MSAALLPKPQMRGLLARRMKFHLLGAFVVSMGCAALYKFAVAEPRKQAYADFYRSYDPMKDFEAMKAAGVLESAPPK, from the exons ATGTCGGCTGCACTGTTGCCCAAGCCCCAGATGCGGGGCCTTTTGGCCAGGCGGATGAAGTTTCACCTCCTTGGGGCATTTGTGGTATCTATGGGATGTGCAGCTTTGTACAAG TTTGCAGTCGCTGAACCCAGAAAACAAGCTTATGCAGACTTCTATAGAAGCTATGATCCCATGAAGGACTTTGAAGCCATGAAGGCAGCTGGTGTGCTTGAGAGTGCACCACCCAAGTGA